One Leptospira fletcheri genomic window carries:
- a CDS encoding 3-deoxy-D-manno-octulosonic acid transferase: MLFFYRILTILLWIPIRVLSLSIPAAREFFRVRKEDFARIRSLPGPDPARKVIWFHASSVGELDQCKALATEFRKREPQTLILQSVFSPSVRESQLDAFPADVKFHLPLDFPWAYRLLFDKFRPKTLVLMAWDRWPNLLLSAKKRGVRTVLACAVITPPAGFFGKKFYRCVFGLFDRIYPSHLSAEKNFRKLLGPKAEIKTLGDCRIDTVIRKVESNPGSFRRPNGYPFPKVLLLASTYEECEDLLLPLLSEPSLSDFAFWIFPHKTDPARIRSVLAEVSRRTENVRLYTSGPFETTDARVVVFDVLGILAFAYQAADFAYVGGALRHRVHNVLEPAYFGLPILTGPKIDHSPEAKELNSQGGLFIVKNEKDVLEALSLSSERLEKIASSNQAFLESGRGAAKRIYEELEK; encoded by the coding sequence ATGCTTTTCTTTTATAGAATTTTGACGATTCTTCTTTGGATTCCGATTCGTGTTTTGTCCCTATCGATTCCGGCGGCTCGGGAATTCTTCCGTGTGAGGAAGGAAGACTTCGCGAGAATTCGTTCCCTCCCCGGTCCGGATCCGGCGCGAAAAGTAATTTGGTTCCATGCCTCCTCCGTAGGAGAATTGGACCAATGCAAAGCGCTCGCGACGGAATTCCGAAAACGGGAGCCGCAAACTCTGATTCTACAGAGCGTATTTTCTCCTTCCGTTCGGGAATCGCAGCTGGATGCGTTTCCCGCGGATGTGAAGTTCCACCTTCCTTTGGACTTTCCTTGGGCTTATCGTCTCTTGTTCGACAAATTCCGACCGAAGACGTTAGTGCTGATGGCCTGGGATCGTTGGCCGAATCTTTTGCTCTCCGCAAAGAAAAGAGGCGTCCGAACGGTGCTGGCCTGCGCAGTCATCACGCCCCCCGCCGGATTTTTCGGGAAAAAATTCTATCGTTGCGTCTTCGGGCTCTTCGACCGAATTTATCCTTCCCATCTCTCTGCGGAAAAAAATTTCAGAAAACTCCTAGGGCCTAAGGCGGAGATCAAGACGTTGGGGGACTGTAGGATCGATACGGTGATTCGAAAAGTGGAGTCAAATCCGGGAAGTTTTCGGAGACCGAACGGATATCCTTTTCCGAAGGTTCTTCTTTTGGCTTCCACGTACGAGGAGTGCGAAGATCTCCTTCTCCCTTTGCTTTCCGAACCGTCGTTAAGCGACTTTGCATTCTGGATCTTTCCGCATAAAACGGATCCTGCCAGAATCCGATCCGTCTTAGCCGAGGTTTCCCGAAGGACGGAAAACGTTCGCCTCTATACTTCCGGCCCTTTCGAAACTACCGACGCGAGAGTCGTGGTTTTCGACGTTTTAGGCATTCTCGCGTTCGCATACCAAGCCGCAGATTTTGCTTATGTAGGTGGAGCCCTGCGTCACCGTGTTCACAACGTGTTGGAGCCGGCCTATTTCGGCTTGCCGATACTGACAGGCCCGAAGATCGATCACTCTCCGGAAGCAAAGGAACTGAATTCGCAGGGTGGACTGTTCATCGTGAAAAACGAAAAAGACGTTTTGGAAGCGCTGTCTCTTTCTTCGGAAAGATTGGAAAAGATCGCCTCTTCGAATCAGGCTTTTTTGGAATCCGGAAGAGGAGCCGCGAAGCGGATCTACGAGGAATTGGAGAAGTAA
- the proC gene encoding pyrroline-5-carboxylate reductase yields MKSETVGIVGCGNMGGAIYRSLKRGGGKVLGFDPFLPPEKSEGILLEKDWSEFLRASDLLVLCVKPGDVSKTLKTISSPKKILSVAAGIPTEILRASSPSGSQVVRIMPNLPILVGKGALAYFGDSELYPNVREIFSPISYCLEVSKEELLDAVTGLSGSGPAYVLRFVQSLAEGGVSSGLTYSQSLDLAIHTVLGAVELLLEERKKKNDLHPEELKNRVTSPGGTTIAGLEELEKNKFPYAVMSAVKKAAERSSELGRS; encoded by the coding sequence ATGAAATCGGAAACGGTCGGAATCGTAGGATGTGGAAACATGGGGGGCGCCATCTATCGCTCCTTGAAAAGGGGAGGAGGAAAGGTCCTCGGATTTGATCCCTTTCTTCCCCCGGAAAAATCCGAAGGAATTCTCTTGGAGAAGGATTGGAGCGAGTTTCTACGGGCCTCCGATCTATTGGTTCTCTGCGTGAAGCCCGGAGACGTTTCCAAGACTCTCAAGACGATCTCTTCTCCCAAAAAGATCCTCTCGGTGGCTGCGGGAATCCCTACGGAGATTCTGCGAGCTTCCTCTCCTTCCGGTTCTCAGGTCGTACGGATCATGCCGAACTTGCCGATTTTGGTGGGAAAGGGTGCTCTTGCCTATTTCGGGGATTCCGAATTGTACCCGAACGTCCGGGAGATTTTTTCTCCCATTTCATACTGCCTGGAAGTTTCAAAAGAGGAACTTTTGGACGCCGTGACGGGACTTTCCGGATCCGGACCGGCGTACGTCCTACGGTTCGTCCAAAGTTTGGCCGAAGGAGGAGTCTCCTCCGGTCTAACATACTCACAGTCTTTGGATCTTGCAATTCACACAGTCTTGGGTGCGGTAGAACTACTTTTGGAAGAGAGAAAAAAGAAAAACGACCTTCATCCGGAAGAATTGAAAAACAGAGTCACTTCTCCGGGCGGAACTACCATTGCCGGTTTAGAAGAATTGGAAAAAAACAAATTCCCGTATGCAGTCATGTCCGCGGTAAAAAAGGCTGCGGAACGTTCCTCCGAATTGGGAAGATCTTAG
- a CDS encoding aspartyl protease, whose amino-acid sequence MKVLRKAQILFPFLFCSFCVPIHIRDFLPEYARTEEVAGGTWLRLPIRHVDQLPILELSLEEGKDPIRFLLDTGSFASFLKEDLIPSGSPTRLLSASFPGGSVRSVRKVLKSPLFYRNGKLFEEVEFYSHDFPPELRVQGLLGMNAFAGQIVLLELPRRISVWNSSLSLPAPGFGEENLFHLHLRFGQPLVFVLRPPGINLEAWVLDTGAKFTAMEWAGAEDLAYEDGGEVTVFNFGGGKLSAKTRVFKPFCPVFVRKLGEGTEFCLSQLEVFPGGIPSEVGSVHAEKGIRGILGRNWLENYRILLDTKRSLIGIVGKETGAGRE is encoded by the coding sequence TTGAAGGTTTTACGTAAGGCGCAAATTCTATTCCCCTTTTTGTTCTGTTCGTTTTGCGTTCCGATCCACATACGGGACTTTCTTCCTGAATACGCGCGCACGGAGGAGGTTGCAGGAGGAACCTGGTTACGTCTTCCGATCCGTCATGTGGACCAATTGCCCATTTTGGAACTTTCCTTAGAGGAAGGAAAGGATCCGATTCGTTTCCTGCTGGATACCGGTTCCTTTGCTTCTTTTTTGAAGGAAGATTTGATTCCCTCCGGATCTCCCACCCGTCTGTTGAGCGCCAGTTTTCCGGGCGGGAGCGTACGATCCGTCCGCAAGGTCTTAAAGTCTCCTCTCTTTTATCGAAATGGTAAGTTATTCGAGGAGGTGGAATTTTATTCCCACGATTTCCCTCCGGAGCTACGGGTCCAAGGATTGCTCGGGATGAATGCGTTTGCCGGTCAGATCGTATTGCTCGAGCTCCCTCGCAGAATTTCCGTTTGGAATTCCTCTCTTTCTCTTCCTGCCCCCGGCTTCGGGGAGGAAAATCTATTTCACCTTCATCTGAGATTTGGCCAACCTTTGGTCTTCGTTCTTCGGCCGCCCGGGATCAATTTGGAAGCTTGGGTTTTGGATACGGGGGCGAAATTCACCGCAATGGAATGGGCGGGAGCGGAAGATCTGGCCTACGAAGACGGAGGAGAGGTCACCGTTTTCAATTTCGGAGGGGGAAAGCTTTCCGCAAAAACCCGGGTCTTTAAACCGTTTTGTCCCGTTTTCGTGCGTAAATTGGGGGAAGGGACCGAATTCTGTCTTTCCCAGTTGGAGGTTTTTCCGGGAGGAATTCCTTCCGAAGTCGGGTCCGTTCATGCGGAAAAGGGAATCCGAGGGATTCTCGGACGGAATTGGCTGGAAAACTATAGAATTCTTTTGGACACAAAAAGGAGTCTGATTGGTATAGTAGGAAAGGAAACAGGTGCGGGTCGTGAGTAA
- a CDS encoding flagellar filament outer layer protein FlaA, with product MLRNLFVLLFLPGLTWAPPVTRDQDESSRVLQLEKVLQDWKHYNLFLVDSFEGERPWEIYRGISFVNRIEFTSQVPVSPAFLKERELYKSSQPEEYRSMMVQSNFENPKLERLEIRPKEPIRLPIGIPTRIFFWAYSSNHNASVEIVFKQRHSKEVIQEIGNLKFDGWKRIEAKLSLPPRNIRLNQSLRFPLEVGAIRIKPNPFQEKGEFIFYMDRLGILIDSRDEIYPGAEIKDNWGTAL from the coding sequence CTGCTACGAAATCTGTTCGTTCTCTTGTTCCTCCCCGGTTTGACTTGGGCTCCTCCGGTGACCAGAGACCAGGACGAATCAAGCCGGGTCCTCCAACTCGAAAAAGTACTCCAAGATTGGAAACACTACAATCTTTTTCTGGTCGATTCCTTCGAGGGAGAACGTCCTTGGGAGATCTATCGCGGAATTTCCTTCGTCAATAGAATCGAATTCACTTCCCAGGTTCCCGTTTCTCCCGCGTTTTTAAAGGAAAGAGAACTCTACAAATCTTCCCAACCGGAAGAGTACAGATCCATGATGGTCCAAAGCAATTTCGAAAATCCCAAATTAGAGCGTTTAGAAATACGGCCCAAGGAACCGATCCGCTTACCGATCGGAATTCCCACACGTATTTTCTTTTGGGCTTATTCCTCGAATCATAACGCCTCGGTGGAAATCGTATTTAAGCAAAGACATTCCAAGGAAGTGATTCAGGAAATCGGGAATTTGAAATTCGACGGCTGGAAACGGATCGAAGCCAAACTTTCTCTTCCGCCCAGGAACATTCGATTGAACCAATCTCTGAGATTTCCTTTGGAAGTCGGAGCGATCCGGATCAAGCCGAATCCTTTCCAGGAAAAAGGGGAATTCATCTTTTATATGGACCGACTGGGAATCCTGATCGATAGCAGGGACGAAATCTATCCGGGAGCCGAAATCAAAGACAATTGGGGTACTGCTCTCTGA
- a CDS encoding sensor domain-containing diguanylate cyclase — protein sequence MIGKDNDPLMIEYYEKKIYDQKQLIEISKALNSTLDYKYLIDAILNICLAQLQTLSAAIFLSPEADSNYFELEPSFKGFDLSDDDVTFRIKTDAPLVTFLETKLKAMTPDQVEEAMGLSPELQFLRKIGGDLIIPLNAKGKVNGLLLLGEKITLGEWMEEDRDFLTTLSTLAGIAVENSRLYELATVDMMTGLKVHHYFQTKLKEEMERSRKKRTGLALLFTDVDNFKKFNDTHGHQAGDEVLIAVAKKLIESAGKHDIAARYGGEEFCLVMPGADLKRGFEMGEKIRKAVEASSIPNPNGGPDFKVTLSIGVSEIWQADRNNKDLIERADKALYEAKHSGKNRTIPYQPTSTNPN from the coding sequence TTGATCGGAAAAGATAACGATCCTCTGATGATCGAGTACTACGAGAAAAAGATCTACGATCAAAAGCAATTAATCGAGATCAGCAAGGCCCTTAACTCTACACTCGATTATAAATATCTCATAGACGCCATCTTAAACATATGTCTGGCTCAACTTCAAACGTTGAGTGCGGCGATTTTTCTCTCGCCTGAGGCGGATTCGAACTACTTCGAACTCGAGCCGAGTTTCAAGGGATTCGATCTGAGCGACGACGATGTGACCTTTCGTATCAAAACCGATGCGCCTTTAGTTACGTTTTTGGAAACAAAGCTGAAAGCGATGACGCCGGATCAGGTGGAAGAAGCGATGGGCTTGAGTCCCGAGCTCCAATTCCTTCGGAAGATCGGAGGAGACCTGATCATTCCCCTGAACGCGAAGGGCAAGGTGAACGGACTTCTGCTTTTGGGAGAAAAAATCACCTTGGGAGAATGGATGGAGGAGGACAGGGACTTCTTGACCACTCTCTCCACTCTCGCGGGAATCGCTGTGGAAAACTCGCGACTTTACGAATTGGCTACCGTAGACATGATGACCGGTTTGAAAGTACACCATTATTTCCAAACCAAACTGAAAGAGGAAATGGAGAGGAGCCGGAAGAAACGTACCGGCTTGGCACTTCTCTTTACGGACGTCGATAATTTCAAAAAATTCAACGATACCCACGGTCACCAGGCGGGGGACGAGGTGCTGATCGCCGTTGCCAAGAAATTGATAGAGAGTGCGGGAAAGCACGATATCGCGGCAAGATACGGCGGTGAGGAATTCTGTTTGGTCATGCCGGGAGCCGATTTGAAGCGAGGCTTTGAAATGGGGGAGAAGATCCGGAAGGCCGTAGAAGCGTCTTCGATCCCGAATCCGAACGGAGGGCCCGACTTTAAGGTGACCTTGTCCATCGGAGTTTCCGAAATTTGGCAGGCGGATCGTAACAATAAGGATTTGATCGAAAGGGCGGATAAGGCGCTGTACGAGGCAAAACACTCGGGAAAAAACCGCACGATCCCGTACCAGCCAACTTCCACCAATCCGAATTGA
- the nadE gene encoding NAD(+) synthase — protein sequence MSIYRCTAVSIRTTPLDFRGNRERILAALEKCKTSSIVLFPELCISGYGCEDAFYFPWVWEHSWKSLIQIAEASGSRTVVLGLPFFQSPYLYNVAAVVRNGKVIALVPKQNLAQTGVHYENRWFTKGEEADPYAIAPDGSEISFGSILFETDDFNFGIEICEDSWVQTRPGQNLVEAGADLILSPGASHFALGKQETRKRLFGEASRNGAGAVLYSNLNGNESGRLIFEGGSLGFLEGALVAEGPRFHFTDFEFIHLDLDSSDLRSKRARNFRPSGTRESRSKSKNLQRIRIVEFPSVLTKERVSPSSAEKGRDDFRDFTRAVSLGLFDYLRKSKTKGYTLSLSGGADSAACALLVKAGILIAKKELGKDYLASVGLNEKNLLCTLYQGTENNSDLTQNNAQALAAELGVPHSIIRIDSEVSSMIQKISEVVGYVPNWESHNLALQNIQARVRSPLIWLLANLNGHLLLSTGNRSEASVGYTTMDGDSSGSVAPLTGISKEFLLAWLRNVMEGKDEILPAIRALEQILDSKPTAELKPLQDKQEDEKDLMPYPLLQKLEESFVFKGVSPSQIDRNVDWENPTEARNGSEKFLKLFPANQWKRERLPPSFHLDSYGLDPKSSFRFPILSEITF from the coding sequence ATGTCGATCTATCGCTGTACCGCAGTAAGTATCCGGACCACCCCTCTCGATTTTCGCGGAAACCGGGAAAGGATTCTGGCTGCATTAGAAAAATGCAAAACTTCCTCGATCGTTCTTTTTCCCGAACTTTGCATTTCCGGCTACGGCTGCGAAGACGCCTTCTATTTCCCTTGGGTGTGGGAACATTCATGGAAGAGTCTGATCCAAATTGCGGAAGCCTCAGGTTCCAGAACGGTCGTTCTCGGATTGCCTTTTTTCCAGAGTCCTTATCTTTACAACGTAGCCGCAGTCGTCCGGAACGGCAAAGTGATCGCTTTAGTACCGAAACAGAATCTTGCGCAAACGGGAGTTCATTACGAAAACAGGTGGTTCACCAAAGGGGAAGAAGCCGATCCTTATGCGATCGCTCCGGACGGGAGTGAAATATCCTTCGGCTCAATACTTTTCGAGACGGACGATTTCAATTTCGGAATCGAGATCTGCGAAGACTCATGGGTCCAAACCAGGCCGGGGCAGAATTTAGTGGAAGCCGGAGCGGATCTGATTCTTTCTCCCGGAGCTTCCCACTTTGCTCTCGGAAAACAAGAGACCAGAAAGAGACTTTTCGGAGAAGCCTCGCGGAACGGAGCCGGAGCCGTCCTGTATTCCAATCTGAACGGCAACGAATCTGGAAGATTGATTTTCGAAGGCGGATCCTTGGGATTCTTGGAAGGTGCGCTCGTAGCGGAAGGACCCAGATTTCATTTTACGGATTTCGAATTCATTCATTTGGATTTGGACTCGAGCGACTTACGTTCCAAGAGGGCGCGGAATTTTCGTCCTTCCGGCACGAGAGAATCCAGATCCAAAAGCAAAAATCTGCAAAGGATCCGTATCGTAGAATTCCCTTCCGTTCTTACGAAAGAACGGGTTTCTCCCTCTTCGGCGGAGAAAGGAAGGGACGACTTTCGCGATTTTACGAGGGCTGTCTCTCTCGGTCTATTCGATTATTTAAGGAAATCTAAAACGAAAGGCTATACTCTTTCCCTTTCCGGAGGAGCGGACAGCGCCGCCTGCGCCTTGTTGGTGAAGGCGGGGATCCTGATCGCGAAGAAGGAATTAGGAAAGGACTACCTTGCATCCGTCGGTCTGAACGAAAAGAATCTGCTCTGTACTCTCTACCAAGGAACCGAAAACAATTCGGACCTGACGCAAAACAACGCGCAGGCATTGGCCGCAGAATTAGGAGTTCCCCACTCCATTATCCGGATCGATTCCGAAGTTTCCTCCATGATCCAAAAGATTTCGGAAGTGGTCGGTTACGTTCCTAATTGGGAGTCGCACAATCTCGCGCTCCAAAACATCCAAGCTAGGGTGCGTTCCCCTTTGATTTGGCTCTTGGCCAACTTGAACGGCCATTTGCTTTTATCCACCGGAAACAGAAGCGAAGCCAGCGTAGGATATACCACTATGGATGGAGATTCCTCGGGTTCGGTAGCACCTCTTACCGGAATCAGCAAAGAATTCCTATTGGCTTGGCTGCGAAACGTGATGGAAGGAAAGGACGAAATCCTGCCCGCAATCCGAGCTCTCGAGCAAATCCTAGACTCCAAGCCTACCGCGGAACTGAAACCTCTACAGGACAAACAGGAAGACGAAAAAGATCTGATGCCTTATCCTTTATTACAAAAGTTGGAAGAATCCTTCGTTTTCAAGGGAGTTTCTCCCTCGCAAATCGATCGTAACGTGGATTGGGAAAATCCAACGGAGGCTCGAAACGGATCCGAGAAATTTCTCAAACTCTTTCCCGCCAACCAATGGAAACGGGAAAGGTTACCCCCTTCCTTTCATTTGGACAGTTACGGGTTGGATCCGAAGTCCAGCTTCCGCTTTCCGATTTTGAGCGAAATTACGTTCTGA
- a CDS encoding LIC_20245 family lipoprotein, whose protein sequence is MVLQLKNTEAIVLNGIRKILFIGGFILVFILVLVFLFSGGEDGGGSDRKKGEADAVASLLGGGGSRSSDRSGGNSGPAGSVFDSDFFRSGKGEYVESEKSGSSQERSEDAADADNPVNPQTGKPYTNDEMDRFQQLKERFPGNSLIPVKLSPTEKEQKKQFEQRVSDATRAVMSRTASQEQTVTYYDFIEKQAKDRLDIVNYLVDLQKGSGDDEQEKKLETIRQSMVQQFEQVQRDKKKAFDEMAQ, encoded by the coding sequence ATGGTCTTACAACTAAAAAATACGGAGGCTATCGTCTTGAACGGCATACGTAAGATTCTATTCATCGGCGGCTTTATTCTAGTTTTCATCTTAGTATTGGTTTTTCTTTTTTCCGGAGGAGAGGACGGCGGAGGTTCCGATCGAAAAAAAGGGGAGGCGGATGCGGTGGCCAGTCTCTTAGGCGGAGGCGGTTCTCGTTCTTCCGATCGTTCGGGTGGAAATTCCGGACCGGCAGGATCCGTTTTCGATTCCGATTTTTTTCGTTCCGGTAAGGGAGAATATGTAGAAAGCGAAAAGTCCGGCTCATCTCAGGAACGCAGTGAGGATGCGGCAGACGCGGACAACCCAGTCAATCCTCAAACCGGAAAGCCCTATACCAACGACGAGATGGACCGCTTTCAGCAACTGAAAGAACGGTTTCCCGGGAACTCCCTTATCCCGGTAAAATTAAGTCCTACGGAAAAAGAACAGAAAAAACAATTCGAACAAAGGGTTTCGGATGCGACCCGCGCGGTTATGAGTCGGACCGCTTCCCAGGAACAGACGGTAACATATTACGATTTTATTGAAAAGCAGGCCAAGGATCGCTTGGACATAGTCAACTACCTGGTGGATTTACAAAAAGGTTCCGGGGACGACGAGCAGGAAAAAAAATTGGAGACGATACGCCAATCCATGGTCCAGCAATTCGAACAGGTACAGAGGGACAAAAAGAAAGCCTTCGACGAAATGGCACAGTGA
- a CDS encoding HAD family hydrolase, protein MRSPLFVFDLMDTLIKDPFHSALRALLSKDQLESFKNGRERQAFLEFEKGQIEEKEFFSRFYLESHRLAGLPNPEELKRKMFSSVELIEETAKVVRRLKQKGFQVILASNYSIWYKELLKFPEVGTLLHSLDRLYFSCEMGVRKPSQEYYQWIEVDFPEREIVFIDDNPTNVEVAGYLNWNSYRFDPKNPTGLEEFLREQYPNCL, encoded by the coding sequence ATGCGATCTCCGCTATTCGTGTTCGATCTGATGGACACACTGATCAAAGATCCGTTTCACTCGGCTCTCCGCGCCCTATTATCCAAGGATCAGTTGGAATCTTTTAAAAACGGCCGGGAAAGGCAAGCTTTCTTGGAATTCGAAAAAGGCCAAATCGAGGAGAAGGAATTCTTTTCCAGGTTTTATCTCGAATCCCACAGATTGGCGGGACTTCCGAATCCGGAAGAATTGAAACGAAAAATGTTCTCTTCCGTCGAACTCATCGAGGAAACGGCCAAGGTGGTTCGAAGGCTAAAACAAAAAGGGTTTCAAGTGATTTTGGCCAGCAATTATTCGATTTGGTACAAGGAGCTCCTAAAGTTTCCGGAAGTCGGAACTTTACTCCATTCCCTGGACAGACTCTATTTTTCCTGCGAAATGGGAGTGCGCAAACCTTCCCAGGAATATTACCAATGGATCGAAGTGGATTTTCCGGAACGGGAAATCGTATTCATAGACGACAATCCCACGAATGTGGAAGTCGCCGGCTATCTGAATTGGAACTCTTATCGTTTTGATCCGAAGAATCCGACGGGGCTTGAGGAGTTCCTCAGAGAGCAGTACCCCAATTGTCTTTGA
- a CDS encoding YggS family pyridoxal phosphate-dependent enzyme, translating into MGVSERYQEIRREIESLRPTPQVSVIAVSKYQPQEKVLQALQAGCLHFGENRVQEGLEKFRDLGIPDRDFVLHHIGPVQSGTLRKYTGMYSYAHGVGSIASWDELKKRLEKDKWKMGIFLQVNLTGEDSKSGFAEQEILRILAKESNLHTEFCRLEGLMTMGPSSGDPTETQRVFHRLGKIREEYFPAGKLSMGMSGDYRIAISEGSDFVRIGSAIFGERS; encoded by the coding sequence TTGGGAGTTTCGGAAAGATACCAGGAGATCCGTCGGGAAATCGAATCCCTCCGTCCGACGCCTCAGGTCTCGGTCATTGCGGTCTCCAAATACCAGCCGCAAGAAAAAGTGCTCCAAGCTCTACAAGCGGGTTGCCTTCATTTCGGAGAAAACCGAGTACAGGAGGGCCTGGAAAAATTCCGGGATTTGGGAATTCCGGACCGGGATTTTGTGCTCCACCATATCGGTCCCGTCCAGAGCGGAACCTTAAGGAAATACACGGGAATGTATTCCTACGCGCACGGAGTAGGATCGATCGCCTCCTGGGACGAACTGAAGAAACGCTTGGAAAAAGACAAATGGAAGATGGGGATTTTTCTACAGGTCAATCTGACGGGAGAAGATTCGAAATCTGGATTTGCCGAGCAGGAGATTCTTAGGATTCTGGCAAAAGAATCGAATTTACATACCGAATTCTGCCGCCTCGAAGGACTGATGACCATGGGGCCGAGTTCGGGAGATCCTACAGAAACACAGAGAGTGTTTCACCGGTTGGGAAAAATCCGGGAGGAGTATTTTCCTGCGGGAAAACTTTCCATGGGAATGTCGGGAGACTATAGAATCGCGATTTCGGAAGGAAGCGATTTTGTCAGAATCGGAAGCGCAATATTCGGAGAACGCTCATGA
- the mnmA gene encoding tRNA 2-thiouridine(34) synthase MnmA: protein MSKGKIIVAMSGGVDSAVTAGLLMEQGYEVIGVNLRTWEYEAPACDTTKKSCCSPEDIRDARDVGLSLNIPFYVIKMEKLFQEKVIDRFVNDYREGKTPNPCVECNTFVKFGALFEKAKALGIEKIATGHYSNVVEIDGRYAISDAADHNKNQAYYLYGLSQENLRNVIFPLGGMTKPQVREIARRMGLPVAEKAESQEICFIPENDYRKFLTRKNVEFTPGFFKLRDGRIVGKHSGKENFTIGQRKGLGIAWKNPLYVISIEDDGTVVLGEDRETFVESFVVEDLNFQAWNPMQEGQAEECRIQVRYRSKAIAAKAVKEGDVLRIFPLEDLKGVAPGQSAVFYPKEGNYLLAGGIIRKGSVKTVERILDAHSQEIGATAFP, encoded by the coding sequence GTGAGTAAGGGAAAGATCATCGTTGCCATGAGCGGCGGAGTCGATAGCGCCGTGACCGCTGGGCTGCTGATGGAACAGGGTTACGAAGTCATCGGGGTCAACCTTCGCACTTGGGAATACGAGGCTCCCGCCTGCGACACAACCAAAAAATCCTGCTGCTCTCCGGAAGACATTCGGGATGCGAGAGACGTAGGCCTTTCTTTAAATATTCCGTTTTATGTGATCAAGATGGAGAAGCTCTTCCAGGAAAAAGTGATCGATCGTTTTGTGAACGATTATCGGGAAGGAAAAACTCCGAACCCTTGCGTGGAATGTAATACTTTCGTGAAATTCGGCGCCTTGTTCGAAAAGGCGAAGGCATTGGGGATCGAGAAGATCGCCACGGGCCATTATTCCAACGTGGTGGAGATCGACGGGAGATACGCGATTTCCGACGCGGCGGATCATAACAAAAACCAAGCGTATTATCTGTACGGACTTTCCCAGGAAAATCTTAGGAACGTGATTTTTCCGTTGGGAGGTATGACCAAACCGCAAGTAAGGGAAATCGCGAGAAGAATGGGACTTCCGGTAGCCGAAAAAGCGGAATCCCAAGAGATCTGCTTTATTCCGGAAAACGATTATAGAAAATTTCTGACCCGCAAAAACGTGGAGTTCACTCCGGGGTTCTTCAAACTTCGGGACGGTAGGATCGTAGGAAAACATTCCGGCAAGGAAAACTTCACGATCGGTCAGAGAAAAGGGCTCGGGATCGCGTGGAAAAATCCCCTATACGTGATTTCCATAGAGGATGACGGTACCGTGGTGTTAGGTGAAGACCGCGAGACCTTTGTGGAATCGTTTGTCGTGGAGGATTTGAATTTTCAGGCTTGGAATCCGATGCAGGAAGGTCAGGCGGAAGAATGCAGGATCCAGGTACGTTATCGTTCCAAAGCGATCGCCGCGAAGGCAGTGAAGGAAGGGGATGTTTTGAGAATCTTTCCTTTAGAGGATCTGAAGGGAGTGGCCCCGGGCCAATCCGCGGTATTTTATCCGAAAGAAGGGAATTATCTTTTGGCCGGCGGAATCATTCGGAAAGGTAGCGTTAAAACCGTGGAAAGGATTTTGGATGCACACTCTCAGGAAATCGGAGCGACCGCTTTTCCGTGA